In the Helianthus annuus cultivar XRQ/B chromosome 11, HanXRQr2.0-SUNRISE, whole genome shotgun sequence genome, one interval contains:
- the LOC110876794 gene encoding uncharacterized protein LOC110876794 yields MTKNTSENKTNNDQPPLHSSKNKTLQPAYSVTNIQMKIRILDGTKVTYTSWVKLFKLHTMAYKVLDRIDDTPAPDSADSTISDDLLTSVLDTDATARTTWLKLEKIFLSNKQAKVAALESRFVNLTLEQCSSVDDYCQQLKSLADQLQDVDPQVTESRLVLKLVRGLSPKFDTTAALINNQKADWDLARSMK; encoded by the exons ATGACGAAGAATACTTCAGAAAACAAAACCAACAATGATCAGCCCCCATTGCACAGTTCTAAAAACAAAACCCTCCAACCTGCGTACTCAGTTACCAACATTCAAATGAAGATTCGTATTCTTGATGGAACCAAGGTCACCTATACGTCATGGGTGAAGCTTTTCAAACTTCATACCATGGCATATAAGGTTCTTGACCGCATCGATGACACACCAGCCCCTGACTCTGCAGATTC CACAATCTCGGACGACCTCCTCACGAGTGTTCTTGACACTGATGCTACGGCTCGCACCACATGGTTGAAGTTAGAAAAAATATTCCTCAGCAACAAGCAAGCTAAGGTCGCTGCCCTCGAATCACGGTTTGTTAATCTCACCCTTGAACAGTGCAGCTCCGTCGATGATTACTGTCAGCAATTAAAAAGCTTAGCCGATCAACTTCAAGACGTTGATCCGCAGGTTACCGAGTCCCGCCTCGTCCTTAAGTTGGTCCGTGGCTTATCACCCAAATTTGACACTACAGCAGCCTTGATTAATAATCAAAAGGCTGATTGGGATTTGGCTCGCTCCATGAAATGA